Genomic DNA from Peribacillus simplex NBRC 15720 = DSM 1321:
CAATAGGTATAGCTATCTCTTGCGCCCCAAACAAACTGCCTAATACAGAAATCCCCATAAAAGCAAAGGCTGGCTGAGTTGCGTTTAATGAAAACATAGATGCTGCAGTTAAATCGTATTTAAACACCAAACGAGCCACTATTAAAAGGATAATGTAAAAGCCAATAACACCTATGGTCATAGTTAAGAAAAATGACCATTGATTAATTAAGGTTTGTTTTGAGGTTGTTGTGATCCCAATGAATAAGTGTGCAGGTAAAGCAAATTTTGTAACTAACGTATTAAGCCCTTTGGAGGATTCTGAATTAAAAATTTTAAAATAGCCACCCAAATAACCAATAATAATTGTAAAAAAGATTGGTATTAATGTTAAAAATATATTCCCAATATTCACTCGAGATGCACTTCTCTTTCCAAAAAATTGTCCAATTTAAAAGATTCTACTAAGGCTGACTTATACGGAGATTCCCCTAAAGCGTATCCCCTTTCTTTTGAGACAACAAAATAAGCTAGCTTTATTTCCCATGAATAGTTTTGTACTCCGGCTTCCACATGGATTCTGTTATTGCTTTTTCAATATCTGTTATATCCGCTTTCGCAATTCCTTCTTCAATGGCTGTCTTTGCCACTTCAATGGCTACAGATTTAGAAACCTCTTGCAATTGTTTGATTGAAGGGAGTAAAGAAGCACCATGCTTACTGCTATCCGATAATCTTGAAACAGCAGATGAGGCTGCTGCAAGCATGCCCTTAGAGATTTTTGTTGCTTCTGCGACAATTGCACCAAGTCCAAGTCCTGGGAAAATATATGCATTATTAGATTGTCCGATCGTATAAATCACATCATTATAGTCAACATCATCAAACGGGCTTCCAGTCGCTATTAAGGCTTTACCTTGAGTCCACTTTATAAGGTCTTCAGGAACAGCTTCCGCTAAGGGAGTCGGATTTGACATCGGCATAATAATAGGATGTTCCACGTGCTTTGCCATTTCTTTTACAACTTCTTCTGAGAAAGCCCCTGTTTGACCAGAAGTGCCGATTAAGATGGTTGGTTTAACCTTTTTTATTACCTCTAATAATGGAATAATTCCGACTTCATTCCGATCCCATTCCTCGACTTCTTCAGCTTTCCGGCAATACGACTTTTGGAATTTCAAAACATCTGGAATGTCATCTATCAACAATCCACGATAATCGACGGCCCAAAACTTACCATATGCCTCTTCTCTGGAAACGCCATCTAGGATCATGGCTTCAACCATTTGATCAGCATTACCGATTCCTGCTGCACCTGGACCAAAAACAACAACCCTTTGTTCCTTTAAAGGAACACCAGTTACTTGTAAGGCAGACATTACGGCGGCTAGTGTTACTGCACCTGTACCTTGTATATCATCATTAAAAGTGAGAATTTTGTCGCCATAATTATCGATTATATTTCGTGCATTTATATTTCCAAAGTCTTCCCAGTGAAGTAATGCCCTTGGGAAGAAGGCTTGAGACTTTTTAACAAATAAATCAATGAATTCGGAGTATTCATCACCGCGAACACGCCCAAACCTGTTACCAATATACAGTGGATCACTAATCAGGCTTTCATTGTCTGTCCCAACATCCAGGACAATAGGTAGCACCCTGCTTGGATCAATTCCCGCAGCTGCTGTGTAGACTGCCAATTTGCCAATGGCAATGTTAATTCCACCAACTCCCTGATCTCCGATTCCAAGAATACTTTCAGAATCTGTAACAACTATTAAATCGATATCATCAGATGAAAGGTCCAGGTTTTTAAATGCTTCTTCCATTCCATCCATATTATCAATAGATAGGTATAGACCTCCTGGACGTTGATATTCTTGGGAGTACTGTTGAATAGCCTCTCCTACAGTAGGTGTGTAAATGATCGGCAGTATTTCACTTAGATGGTCTTTAAGTAGACGGTAAAACAGTACCACATTCCTATTAAATAAATCATATAACATTCCATTCTTCCGAATATTGCTATGTTGAGTGGAGAATTGTTCATAAGCTCTTTTTACTTGTTCCTCAAGAGTAAGCACCTGGGATGGTAGCAAGCCTACCAATCCTAGTTCATTTCTTTCTTCCTTAGTGAAAGCAACCCCTTTATTAATAAAAGGGTTTGACAGAATACCTTTTCCTCTTAAAGTTGTTTCCAAACCCTTTTTTGTCTTTTCATAAGCTGTCATAGACGTTCCCTCTTCCTAAAAATGTATATTTAAAAATGATCATTACCAGGCAATAGAGTATATTCTTCCCTGAGGAAGTGTAATTACTAAAAGAAAACTGTAAAAAGGAAAATAAATATACAGCACATAAAAACTTAAATATTTCCTCATTACTGCTTATTTGTTCAATCTTGTGAAAAATTTATAAATACCCAATCGCCAGTCTATATCTTAGTAGTCATTTACGGAGGACACTAGCTTATTTAACTAATTTTAGTATTATGTAATTAAAAAAAGTAAGCAGCCATTTGGCTGCTTACAGATAACGTTGAATAATATGGCTCTTGTCATCATTAAATTTGTGTTGGGAGACTGGTCGGCCTACCGTTCCATAGATTACCTTAACATCAAGGACACCGATATCCTTCATGAATTTTAAATATTTCCTTACTGATACCCTGGATATACCCGCCACATTTACGACTTCCTCTGTTGAAAAGGGAGCATTTTTAAATACCAGTATCACATTCCATATAATCTTTAAGGTATCTTGAGCCAATCCTTTCGGTAATTCCTCTGGTAAATGAATTTCTTCTTGATGTAAAATTCGATAATCTAATTCTTCTTGATTTAGCATATTCTTATCTTGAATAAAATCTGATTTGTTCCGATATGCTGATAAGGCCGCGTTAAAACGTTCAAATTCAAACGGCTTAATTAAATAATCAACAGCACCTAGTCTTAATGCTTTCTGAATCCTCTCAATGTCCGACGCAGCAGAAATGACAATAACATCTATCTCTTTTTCACTTTCTCGAATTTGTGAGAGTAAATCGAGTCCATTTTTCCCAGGCATGAAAATGTCTAATAGAACTAACCCTATTCTTTGATCTTCCAATACATTCAGAGCTTGATCCACTGAGGAACAGACAGCAGCTAATTCGTAGCCATCGACTTGATTCAAATAGCGCTTATTGAACTCTGCAACCATCGGGTCATCTTCTACGATCATTACCTTAATCATCCTACATCATCCTTGCTTTGTATGGTATATAAACCACAAACGTTGTTTCTTGACCTTCTTTTGAACTAATATTGAGATCTCCGCCTAGCTTATCCAGGCTTGCCTTAACCAAATATAAACCAATCCCCCTGTCCTCTCCTTTTGTTGTAAATCCTTTTAGAAGGATATGATTAAGATTGGAATCAGATATTCCCTGTCCAGTATCATGAACTTCAATAGTTAAAATATCATCTGCATAATCAAACTTTAATTCAATTCGTTTAACGGGCCTTTTTTCTACTGCTTCTATAGCATTGTCAATCAAATTTCCTATTATCGTAATTAGCTCATGAGTAATAGCTGCATTTTCTGGTTCTGGCAATTGAAAGTCAGAGGATAATGCCAGCTTAGCACCTGCTTCCCTGGCATAACTTAGTTTACCAATTAAAAAACCGGCAAGTACTGGATCTTTAACGGTTTTGGTAATAAAGCCAATCTCGTTTTCTCTGTGGTCAACAAGATCACTAATATATGCTGCAAGCTGATCATAATAATGCATATGCACCATACCAAGTATTACATGCAGTTTGTTCATGAATTCGTGCGACTGGGCCCTTAACGATTCAGCATATAAACGGACTCCAGTCAGCTGTTCCGCCAGCAGATGTATTTCTGTTTTATCACGAAATGTAGCCACGGCACCTACGATTTCATCCTTCACAAATACTGGTACCCTATTCACTAGTAAGACACTATCTTTTAAATCCTGCTCTTTATCTAATTCGACTTTTCCGGTCTCTAGGATTTTATCCAGGTTTGAGTCAGGCATATAACTAGTTACCTTTTTACCCGTTGGATTTTCATTAATACCCGCTTTTTTAAATATCTTTAAAGCTGCTTTGTTTACGAGAGTAATGGTTGAACTCTGATCTACCGCTATGATTCCCTCCCGAACTGATTGTAAAATGGCATTTCGCTCTTTTAAAACCTTCGCAATAGCAAAAGGTTCCAGCCCAAATAATATTTTCTTAATATATCTTGCCAAAAGTATTGCGCCGGCAATTCCGGTTAATATTCCAAAAACGGTTCCTACATAAATATTAAAACGGCTTTTTAAAACAGCATCATTAACTTTTTGAAGAGAAATGCCGACCACCACGGCTCCAATTTGATTATCCTCTGAATCATAAACAGGGGTGAAAGAACGCAAAGATCTGCCTAAAGTTCCTTTGGAAATAGAAATGTGCTCACTACCTCTTAATACATCTTTCTCATCCCCTCCAACAAATTTTTTTCCTATTTTACTTGGATCGGGGTGAGTTTTCCGGATTCCATTATTATCGATTATTACCACAAATTCTACATCTGTCGATTTTTTTATCCTATTGGTAAATTGCTGAACTTCCTGATTGTTCTCACTTCCACTTAACGCTTCGATTACAAGCGGCGTTTGTGCTGCCATGCGTGCTACGTTTACTGCTTTTTCAGTCTGGCTCTTCTCTATTGTATCCGCAACTGTTTGGCTAATGAGAATATCTGTAATAAATAATGATAGGGCTACTACCCCACACACCAGTATCATAATAGTAAACTGTAGACTCCATTTCCCTTTTTTCACTGCTACACACCTCTTTGGTCTAAAAACTCTATTAACTTTAAGGAAGATACTTTTTATGTTAAGTATTTTCATTTTGCTTACATCACACAATTATTCGGTACCTTATCAAGTTCCAAAAAGGTAGCCAAGTGATTTAAATCAATTGAGATAAGATATATAACCTAACCATTTGCCAATGGTATCCTTAAAAATACTGATTTAGCTGCAATATTTTCCAATAATAAAACAGACTATACCTTCGTAGGCTTGGATATAAATATTCAAAATCTTACTCGCACCCTCATTATTCTCCTTTCATATCTTTACCCCTACATACCTCAGTAGTTCAATATAAGTTATTTTTGCTATACTCCTCCTGCACTAGGGTTAAAGCCGCAAGTTTTCTATTAGTATTATGGAGTTCATTAGAAGTTTAGCGGAATATCCCAGCAATTCTTACAATGCTAAAAGTTACTACGATTTTCTTATTTAACCTTTCCAATTAGTTACTATTTAATTTTCAAAAATACAGCTGTCTAACATCTTCTATCTCTCTGTTTCCGTTTATCTAAAATCGACATGTTTAAAACAGGGGGAATGATTAAAATACCCGCATTTTCAACAGATTTCAAATCAAAAAAGTAATTAAGAAAGTACTCAAGGTTTAGACTTAGTCATCAATTGTGTAAAATGGCCTAAACATAGAAAAGATCATTTTATTACTAGAGATATGTTAATGATTATGAAATAAGGTTCAGTAATTGTAGACATCAGTGCGGATGTAGAGGGGGCAATTGTAACCTATAAATCGAAAATACATGCAAATCCTACTTATGTATTTATAACATCAG
This window encodes:
- a CDS encoding NAD-dependent malic enzyme, whose product is MTAYEKTKKGLETTLRGKGILSNPFINKGVAFTKEERNELGLVGLLPSQVLTLEEQVKRAYEQFSTQHSNIRKNGMLYDLFNRNVVLFYRLLKDHLSEILPIIYTPTVGEAIQQYSQEYQRPGGLYLSIDNMDGMEEAFKNLDLSSDDIDLIVVTDSESILGIGDQGVGGINIAIGKLAVYTAAAGIDPSRVLPIVLDVGTDNESLISDPLYIGNRFGRVRGDEYSEFIDLFVKKSQAFFPRALLHWEDFGNINARNIIDNYGDKILTFNDDIQGTGAVTLAAVMSALQVTGVPLKEQRVVVFGPGAAGIGNADQMVEAMILDGVSREEAYGKFWAVDYRGLLIDDIPDVLKFQKSYCRKAEEVEEWDRNEVGIIPLLEVIKKVKPTILIGTSGQTGAFSEEVVKEMAKHVEHPIIMPMSNPTPLAEAVPEDLIKWTQGKALIATGSPFDDVDYNDVIYTIGQSNNAYIFPGLGLGAIVAEATKISKGMLAAASSAVSRLSDSSKHGASLLPSIKQLQEVSKSVAIEVAKTAIEEGIAKADITDIEKAITESMWKPEYKTIHGK
- a CDS encoding response regulator — protein: MIKVMIVEDDPMVAEFNKRYLNQVDGYELAAVCSSVDQALNVLEDQRIGLVLLDIFMPGKNGLDLLSQIRESEKEIDVIVISAASDIERIQKALRLGAVDYLIKPFEFERFNAALSAYRNKSDFIQDKNMLNQEELDYRILHQEEIHLPEELPKGLAQDTLKIIWNVILVFKNAPFSTEEVVNVAGISRVSVRKYLKFMKDIGVLDVKVIYGTVGRPVSQHKFNDDKSHIIQRYL
- the dcuS gene encoding DcuS/MalK family sensor histidine kinase, yielding MKKGKWSLQFTIMILVCGVVALSLFITDILISQTVADTIEKSQTEKAVNVARMAAQTPLVIEALSGSENNQEVQQFTNRIKKSTDVEFVVIIDNNGIRKTHPDPSKIGKKFVGGDEKDVLRGSEHISISKGTLGRSLRSFTPVYDSEDNQIGAVVVGISLQKVNDAVLKSRFNIYVGTVFGILTGIAGAILLARYIKKILFGLEPFAIAKVLKERNAILQSVREGIIAVDQSSTITLVNKAALKIFKKAGINENPTGKKVTSYMPDSNLDKILETGKVELDKEQDLKDSVLLVNRVPVFVKDEIVGAVATFRDKTEIHLLAEQLTGVRLYAESLRAQSHEFMNKLHVILGMVHMHYYDQLAAYISDLVDHRENEIGFITKTVKDPVLAGFLIGKLSYAREAGAKLALSSDFQLPEPENAAITHELITIIGNLIDNAIEAVEKRPVKRIELKFDYADDILTIEVHDTGQGISDSNLNHILLKGFTTKGEDRGIGLYLVKASLDKLGGDLNISSKEGQETTFVVYIPYKARMM